A segment of the Buchnera aphidicola (Mindarus abietinus) genome:
ATTTGGATGTTTCCATTAATAGGTTTATTATATGGTTTATTATATTATTGTATTTTTTACATTTTAATTAAAAAATTAAATTTAAAAACACCTGGAAGAGAAAAATCTGAAAATATATTAAATAATCTCAGTAATTCTGAACTGGCTCCGTACTTAGTCAAAGCATTAGGTGGGAAAAAAAATATAACGAATTTAGATGCTTGTATTACTCGTCTTCGTATTTCTGTTTTAAATACGTCAAATGTAGACGTATCTCAATTAAAAAAGATTGGCGCTGTTGGAGTATTTGTTTCAGGATTAGGTGTACAAGCAGTTTTTGGAACGAAGTCGGACAACTTAAAAACTGAAATGGAAAATTATATTAAAAAAAATTAATTTTTTACTAAATTAAGGAGAGTGAAATTCAACTCTTCTTAATTTAAAATCAAAAATTAAAAATTTGGGAAAAAATATATGAAAGAAAATAATATTTTTCAAAAAATTATAAATAAAAAAATACCAGCGGATATTTTATATCAAGATGAAAAAGTTACTGTTTTTTCGGATATCAATCCAAAAGCACCAGTACATTTTCTTGTTATTCCAAATAAAATTATTACTTCTTTAAATAAAATAGAAAAAAAAGATAAAAATTTAGTTTTTCATATGTTAAATATAGCAATATTAATTGCAAAGAAAAAAAAAATTTATAATACAGGTTACAGATTAATTATTAATTGTAATAATCATGCAGGTCAAGAAATAAATCATTTACATATTCATGTATTAGGTGGTAAAAGATTAAAATCTATCTAAAAATTATTAATTTAATAAAATTATTTTGTTTCTACTCTTGATCTTGTCCATATATAAATTTTTAATATTAATATAAAAAATATTTTTTATAATTAATAAAATTTTAAAATTTGATTTTTTTTTAATTAAAAATCACTGTTTCGAACAGTTCTAGGAAAAGGGATAACGTCTCTGATGTTAT
Coding sequences within it:
- a CDS encoding histidine triad nucleotide-binding protein; amino-acid sequence: MKENNIFQKIINKKIPADILYQDEKVTVFSDINPKAPVHFLVIPNKIITSLNKIEKKDKNLVFHMLNIAILIAKKKKIYNTGYRLIINCNNHAGQEINHLHIHVLGGKRLKSI